One window from the genome of Pseudoliparis swirei isolate HS2019 ecotype Mariana Trench chromosome 24, NWPU_hadal_v1, whole genome shotgun sequence encodes:
- the mb gene encoding myoglobin translates to MADFDLVLKCWGPVEADYAGYGSLVLTRLFVEHPDTQKLFPKFTGITQGDMAADAGISAHGATVLRKLGELLKAKGSHAAILKPLANSHATKHNIPLNNFRLIAEVIGNVMGEKAGLDAAGQQALRNVMAVVVTDMEADYKQLGFTG, encoded by the exons ATGGCTGACTTTGACCTGGTGCTGAAGTGTTGGGGTCCAGTGGAGGCGGACTACGCAGGCTATGGGAGCCTGGTTCTGACTCG tttaTTCGTAGAGCACCCTGACACCCAGAAGCTATTCCCTAAGTTTACCGGCATCACCCAGGGTGACATGGCTGCTGACGCGGGGATTTCCGCCCACGGTGCCACGGTGCTGAGGAAGCTGGGCGAGCTGCTGAAGGCCAAAGGCAGCCACGCCGCCATCCTCAAGCCTCTGGCCAACAGCCACGCCACCAAGCACAATATCCCCCTCAACAACTTCAGG CTGATTGCAGAGGTCATCGGTAACGTCATGGGAGAGAAGGCTGGGCTGGACGCCGCCGGGCAGCAGGCCCTGAGGAACGTGATGGCTGTCGTCGTCACTGATATGGAGGCCGACTACAAACAGCTGGGCTTCACCGGCTGA